A single region of the Streptococcus macedonicus ACA-DC 198 genome encodes:
- the glpE gene encoding Rhodanese family protein, which yields MLLDVRTAQEYARGHIKGARSYPLERLNTYQGTKDKPIYLICHSGARSKRGAKLLQQKGYEAISVKGGMMAWHRKIIGGNK from the coding sequence GTGTTATTAGACGTTCGAACAGCTCAAGAATACGCTAGGGGGCATATTAAAGGAGCTCGGTCATATCCTTTAGAACGTTTGAATACCTATCAGGGTACTAAAGATAAGCCAATTTATCTTATTTGTCATTCTGGAGCTCGCAGCAAACGTGGCGCAAAATTATTACAACAAAAAGGCTATGAAGCCATTTCGGTTAAAGGCGGTATGATGGCTTGGCATAGAAAAATTATCGGAGGAAATAAATGA